The Atribacterota bacterium genome segment ATTGACCTGTTCTTTTATGGCAGAGATGATGGCGGGATGAGAATGACCTAATGCTAAACAACCCCATCCCCCGGTCAAGTCAATAAAAGTATTACCATCTACATCGGTAACCAGTGCTCCTTCTCCGAAATCTATGTATCCCGGAGACAGGGATTCTCCCATTGGCTTAAAAACATATCTTTCTCTTATTACAGCAAGCTCTCTTGATTTCGGTCCAGGTATGTCAGTCTTTATAGAGATGAATTTTTTCATTTTTGCATCTCCTTTAATTATATTTATTTTTGTAACCTTATCCCGAATTCAGATTAGAACTTGTATTGTATTTTAACTACCTAATGTTGCAACCATTACGGCTTTGATAGTATGCAACCTGTTTTCAGCTTCATCAAAAACAACAGAATGTTTACTGCGAAATACTTCGTCAGTTACCTCCATCGATTCTAATCCATATTTTTCAAAAACTTCTTTACCAATAGCAGTATTGGTATCATGGAAAGAAGGCAGACAATGCATAAATATAACATCCGGATTATGAGTATTATTTATCATGTCCATATTAACCTGGTAATCTCTCAACAATTTTATTCTATCAGCCATCTGGCTTTCTTCTCCCATGGATACCCAAACATCAGTATATATAGCATCAGCTCCTTCAACCCCTGTTGTGATATTATCAGTAACCTTAATTCTGGCTCCTGATTGTTCTGCTCTTTTATCTGCATCTTTGACTAATCCCTTGTCCGGATAAAGGGTCTCAGGTGCAACGACTCTAAACTCCATTCCCATAATTGAAGAAGCCATAAGCAGGGAATTCGCCATATTATTTCTTCCATCCCCGACATAAACCAGAACAGTATTCTCTAAAGGTTTTTTCACATTTTCCATTACAGTCATCAGATCAGCTAAAACTTGAGTAGGATGATAAAGGTCCGTCAAACCATTCCATATTACCCCACCTGAATATTTTGCCAGAGTCTCCACTGATTCCTGCCTAAAACCACGAAACTCAATTCCGTCATAATAACGTCCAAGCACCCTGGCAGTATCTTCCATTGATTCTTTTTTACCCATTTGCGACCCTGTTGGCCCAAGGTAAGTAATATTAGCCCCCTGGTCAAAAGCAGCTACCTCAAATGCACATCTGGTTCTGGTAG includes the following:
- the argF gene encoding ornithine carbamoyltransferase; amino-acid sequence: MPVNLRNRNLITLKDFSKKEILFLLDLAIELKKAKYAGTERQRLKGKNIALIFEKDSTRTRCAFEVAAFDQGANITYLGPTGSQMGKKESMEDTARVLGRYYDGIEFRGFRQESVETLAKYSGGVIWNGLTDLYHPTQVLADLMTVMENVKKPLENTVLVYVGDGRNNMANSLLMASSIMGMEFRVVAPETLYPDKGLVKDADKRAEQSGARIKVTDNITTGVEGADAIYTDVWVSMGEESQMADRIKLLRDYQVNMDMINNTHNPDVIFMHCLPSFHDTNTAIGKEVFEKYGLESMEVTDEVFRSKHSVVFDEAENRLHTIKAVMVATLGS